Proteins encoded by one window of Myxococcus guangdongensis:
- a CDS encoding amino acid adenylation domain-containing protein, whose amino-acid sequence MLFQYLEDSARAAPRRTAVIDGERAISYEELDAGANQVARTLQELGIGRGARVGLHLNKSLEAVVGLFGILKAGAAYVPIDPSAPEWRLKFIARDCALAAILTTPTWQASLQEVQTLRGIILVGARQPNTALPPPGEHLPTTLSWEHVRTRSTSRLEKDSRATPEDLAYVLYTSGATGHPKGVMHSHRAGESFVEWAFQTANVRSSDRVSSLAPFHFDLSVFDLFATAKGAATLVLVPIELSAIPRDLADFIAKKEIAIWHSVPSVLTQLEARGALSRHAFPHLRTVLFTREVFPHKYLRRLVLTLPRLRYLNLYGTTETNVCTYHVVTPADLASPDPLPIGKVCCGDEVIVIRDDGARAADGEEGELCVAGPTLMSGYWGQEEHTRQVLGPIPGHPRAYRTGDRVIREAGGVLRFLGRRDDLVKVRGHRVELTAVEEVLLRHPDVEESAVLTLPDELSGGELRAFVVLKDNASASLQDLRQHCVDYLPRYMVPTRIDTCESLPKTTAGKKDRVRLQEHARQHA is encoded by the coding sequence ATGTTGTTTCAGTACCTTGAAGACAGCGCGCGAGCGGCCCCTCGACGGACAGCGGTCATCGACGGTGAGCGAGCCATCTCCTACGAGGAGCTCGACGCGGGCGCGAACCAGGTGGCCCGCACGCTCCAGGAGCTCGGCATCGGCCGGGGCGCGCGAGTGGGACTCCACCTGAACAAGTCGCTCGAGGCCGTGGTGGGCCTGTTCGGCATCCTCAAGGCCGGCGCGGCCTACGTCCCCATCGACCCCTCCGCGCCCGAGTGGCGCCTGAAGTTCATCGCGCGGGACTGCGCGCTCGCGGCCATCCTCACCACCCCCACCTGGCAAGCCTCGCTCCAGGAGGTGCAGACCCTGCGCGGCATCATCCTGGTGGGAGCCAGACAGCCGAACACCGCCTTGCCCCCGCCCGGGGAGCACCTCCCGACGACACTGAGCTGGGAGCATGTTCGCACCCGCTCCACCTCGCGCCTGGAGAAGGACTCCCGCGCCACGCCCGAGGACCTGGCGTACGTCCTGTACACCTCCGGCGCCACCGGCCATCCCAAGGGGGTCATGCACAGCCATCGCGCCGGGGAGTCCTTCGTCGAGTGGGCCTTCCAGACGGCGAACGTGCGCTCCTCGGACCGCGTCTCCAGCCTCGCGCCCTTCCACTTCGACCTGTCCGTCTTCGACCTCTTCGCCACGGCCAAGGGCGCCGCCACGCTGGTGCTGGTGCCCATCGAGCTGTCCGCGATTCCCCGGGACCTGGCGGACTTCATCGCGAAGAAGGAGATCGCCATCTGGCACTCCGTGCCCTCGGTGCTCACCCAGCTCGAAGCCCGGGGCGCCCTGTCGCGGCATGCGTTCCCGCACCTGCGCACCGTGCTCTTCACCCGCGAGGTCTTCCCACACAAGTACCTGCGCAGGCTCGTGCTGACGCTGCCCAGGCTGCGTTACCTCAACCTCTACGGCACCACCGAGACGAACGTCTGCACGTACCACGTCGTCACGCCCGCGGACCTCGCGAGCCCCGACCCCCTGCCCATCGGCAAGGTCTGCTGCGGTGACGAGGTCATCGTCATCCGGGATGACGGCGCGCGGGCGGCGGACGGCGAGGAGGGCGAGCTGTGCGTGGCGGGCCCCACGCTGATGAGCGGTTATTGGGGCCAGGAGGAGCACACCCGGCAGGTGCTCGGCCCCATTCCGGGCCACCCCAGGGCCTATCGAACGGGGGACCGCGTCATCCGGGAGGCCGGGGGGGTGCTGCGCTTCCTGGGCCGCCGCGATGACCTGGTCAAGGTCCGGGGCCACCGCGTCGAGCTGACCGCCGTGGAGGAGGTGCTGCTGCGCCACCCGGATGTCGAGGAGAGCGCCGTGCTGACGCTCCCAGACGAACTCTCGGGCGGAGAGCTGCGCGCCTTCGTGGTGCTCAAGGACAACGCGAGCGCCAGTCTCCAGGACCTGCGGCAGCACTGCGTGGACTACCTGCCGCGCTACATGGTCCCCACCCGCATCGACACCTGCGAATCCCTGCCGAAGACGACCGCGGGGAAGAAGGACCGCGTCCGACTCCAGGAGCACGCGCGCCAACACGCCTGA